In one window of Sandaracinaceae bacterium DNA:
- the yihA gene encoding ribosome biogenesis GTP-binding protein YihA/YsxC, with protein sequence MEVLDASFVAAATRQEALPAPAFAEIAFAGRSNVGKSSLINKLVGRRKLVRTSSTPGATRGLALFRARLRLDEDEALLDLVDLPGYGYAKRSKTERRSWGPMIESFLTDRVGLRAVVVIMDIRRGPEDDDAQLLEFLAHIGVPAILVATKLDKLPANKRKPELAKLKGVLGQKPVGFSAVSGDGVDALWTRILYAASILGPTLEGAPREDEPQRDA encoded by the coding sequence ATGGAGGTCCTCGACGCATCGTTCGTCGCCGCGGCGACTCGCCAAGAAGCGCTCCCCGCGCCCGCGTTCGCCGAGATCGCGTTCGCGGGTCGCTCGAACGTCGGCAAGTCGAGCCTGATCAACAAGCTCGTCGGGCGTCGAAAGCTCGTCCGCACCAGCTCCACCCCGGGCGCCACGCGCGGGCTCGCGCTCTTCCGCGCGCGGCTCCGGCTGGACGAGGACGAGGCGCTGCTCGACCTCGTGGATCTCCCTGGCTACGGCTACGCGAAGCGCAGCAAGACCGAGCGGCGCTCGTGGGGCCCGATGATCGAGAGCTTCCTGACCGATCGCGTCGGGCTGCGCGCGGTCGTGGTCATCATGGACATCCGGCGCGGGCCCGAGGACGACGACGCGCAGCTCCTCGAGTTCCTGGCCCACATCGGCGTGCCCGCCATCCTCGTGGCCACCAAGCTCGACAAGCTCCCGGCGAACAAGCGCAAGCCGGAGCTGGCCAAGCTCAAGGGCGTGCTCGGCCAGAAGCCGGTCGGGTTCTCCGCCGTGAGCGGGGACGGAGTCGACGCGCTCTGGACGCGCATCCTCTACGCGGCGTCCATCCTCGGCCCCACCCTCGAAGGCGCGCCCCGCGAAGACGAGCCTCAGCGAGACGCGTAG
- a CDS encoding amino acid adenylation domain-containing protein produces the protein MRATPTQRDFWSLAAMRPGAGNEVVALSVTGALDVDRLSRVLDQLEARLDAWRTRFFLEEDTLVVEVGPPRGARMQVEDVSAAELAARAEALAREPFDLAAGRPIRATLLRAGDERAELVLVAHHAIIDGSSLFVLLPRAIGALYRGEPADLEPFAPWAEAQEEARRGAPGQAARRFWNEVLRDAPPSLSLPTDRPRPATPSLSGRRMGRRVDVDVDVLRALGRPVDFALTALATLLHRMADADDMMVGVTHANRRAEGAETAFGCLVRTLPLRVSPGEASTVGELAAQIHTRRRRAFEHLTDVDELGGDAGGPGHRVILNYMPFSERDAADFGEGLGVRGWRPDPGWTSTDLAFDVIEEADGLRCVLEYDAALFDAETADSWLDAFATALSAVPAHLDVGLGALPLLGPEARAALGQLGHGGGPASRPARVYDLMELGAAHADRAPALVREDRAMDYRTLWRRAGALADRLGSLPMGAPPRLVGLATRDPVDTLVALVGILRAGAAYVPLDPHLPEGRLAQMLEDARPIAVVGDTPREYGAPLLRLDEGESDGPGERGTPSSAAYVIFTSGSTGRPKGVVVAHQNVVHQIEARQAFYGGRPGVTLSAHSYAFDSAVACVFWALVSGDPLVVVDENERRDPALLRACIARHRVETLDVPPALWGEVIAGGVEGLSSLRTVIVGGEALPPALARRHLAALPHARLVNEYGPTETTVFCTAHEVEEISEASVPIGRPIHRTRCRIVDRYGEPVPRGGRGELWIGGAGVTAGYLRDDARTRERFLDDPQLGRAYRTGDKARWDTRGRLRFEGRVDAQVQIRGHRVEPQEVVAALEAIDAVSQALVLPIDGPLGLRLHAWVVPAHGATFDPAWLRDALRATLPEPMMPATIDRIGTLPRAASGKVDASQLPPPEAPRAHTDDAARWRTEPRTQAEDAIAKVFRDVLGLQLLDVHASFFDLGGTSLTAVRALSRIHDALGVRVPLSAFVRSPSVAALAEHLHGEGVLAEEPLVVRIREGEGPPLWLLHPVGGHVVYGEEIAKRLDASIPLYGIQARGLDGHQPPLSRMGEIASLYVSLIREAQPEGPYFIAGPSQGGLAALEIAQRLRAAGQDVRLLAMLDCWAPGFPRRTGLGRRVLDHAAAMRARPWTERLGYLREKAERRWKKLEHEVWRYRYRERGDEGAIYDTLLEVQSAYEAAADAYEVRPYPGRVHVFRALRVPVSPGLRFDDPTCGWAAFARGGVEVIDVDAEHKDMLDPPHVERVAEAFERLVTTLRG, from the coding sequence GTGCGCGCGACGCCGACCCAGCGCGACTTCTGGTCGCTGGCCGCGATGCGGCCGGGCGCCGGCAACGAGGTGGTCGCGCTCTCCGTGACGGGCGCGCTCGACGTCGACCGGCTCTCGCGGGTCCTCGACCAGCTGGAGGCGAGGCTCGACGCCTGGAGGACGCGCTTCTTCCTGGAGGAGGACACGCTCGTCGTGGAGGTCGGCCCCCCACGAGGCGCGCGCATGCAGGTGGAGGACGTGTCCGCGGCGGAGCTCGCCGCGCGCGCGGAGGCCCTCGCGAGGGAGCCCTTCGACCTCGCGGCGGGGCGCCCGATCCGCGCGACGCTCCTGCGGGCGGGCGACGAGCGCGCGGAGCTCGTCCTGGTCGCGCACCACGCCATCATCGACGGCAGCAGTCTCTTCGTCTTGCTCCCGCGCGCCATCGGGGCGCTGTACCGAGGCGAGCCCGCAGACCTCGAGCCATTCGCGCCGTGGGCCGAAGCGCAGGAGGAGGCGCGGCGTGGCGCCCCCGGGCAGGCGGCGCGCCGCTTCTGGAACGAGGTCTTGCGGGACGCACCACCTTCGCTCTCGCTCCCGACGGACCGTCCGCGCCCGGCGACGCCCAGCCTGTCGGGGCGACGGATGGGTCGACGCGTGGACGTGGACGTGGACGTGCTGCGCGCCCTGGGCCGTCCGGTCGACTTCGCGCTCACCGCGCTCGCCACCTTGCTGCATCGAATGGCCGACGCGGACGATATGATGGTGGGCGTCACCCACGCGAACCGACGCGCCGAAGGGGCCGAGACCGCCTTCGGCTGCCTCGTCCGCACGCTCCCGCTCCGGGTGTCCCCGGGCGAGGCGTCGACGGTGGGCGAGCTGGCGGCGCAGATCCACACGCGCCGGCGCCGCGCGTTCGAGCACCTGACGGATGTCGACGAGCTCGGAGGGGACGCAGGCGGCCCCGGCCACCGCGTGATCCTGAACTACATGCCCTTCTCCGAGCGCGACGCGGCCGACTTCGGAGAGGGCCTCGGCGTTCGCGGCTGGCGCCCCGACCCGGGCTGGACGAGCACCGACCTCGCCTTCGACGTCATCGAAGAGGCCGACGGACTCCGCTGCGTGCTCGAGTACGACGCGGCGCTGTTCGACGCGGAGACCGCCGACAGCTGGCTCGACGCCTTCGCCACCGCCCTCTCCGCCGTCCCGGCGCACCTCGACGTGGGGCTCGGTGCCCTCCCCCTGCTCGGTCCCGAGGCGCGCGCGGCGCTGGGTCAGCTCGGCCACGGAGGTGGGCCAGCGTCGCGACCCGCGCGGGTCTACGACCTGATGGAGCTCGGGGCGGCGCACGCCGACCGAGCGCCGGCCCTGGTCCGCGAGGATCGCGCGATGGACTACCGGACGCTCTGGCGCCGGGCCGGAGCGCTCGCCGACCGGCTCGGTAGCCTCCCCATGGGCGCGCCGCCGCGGCTCGTCGGGCTCGCGACGCGCGATCCCGTCGACACCCTCGTGGCCCTCGTGGGGATCCTGCGCGCGGGCGCCGCCTACGTGCCGCTCGATCCACACCTCCCGGAAGGCCGGCTCGCTCAGATGCTGGAGGACGCGAGGCCCATCGCGGTGGTGGGAGACACCCCGCGCGAGTACGGGGCGCCGCTGCTGCGCCTCGACGAAGGCGAGTCCGACGGCCCGGGTGAGCGGGGCACCCCGTCGAGCGCCGCCTACGTCATCTTCACCAGCGGCTCGACCGGGCGGCCCAAGGGGGTGGTGGTCGCTCATCAGAACGTCGTGCACCAGATCGAGGCGAGGCAGGCGTTCTACGGCGGACGCCCCGGCGTCACGCTCAGCGCGCACTCTTACGCGTTCGACTCGGCCGTGGCCTGCGTCTTCTGGGCGCTCGTGTCGGGAGATCCGCTGGTGGTGGTGGACGAGAACGAGCGGCGCGACCCGGCGCTGCTCCGGGCCTGCATCGCGCGCCACCGCGTCGAGACCCTCGACGTTCCCCCCGCGCTCTGGGGTGAGGTGATCGCGGGCGGGGTCGAGGGCCTGTCCTCGCTGCGGACGGTGATCGTCGGCGGCGAGGCGCTCCCTCCCGCGCTCGCGCGCCGACACCTCGCGGCCCTCCCGCACGCGCGCCTCGTCAACGAGTATGGCCCAACGGAGACCACGGTGTTCTGCACCGCGCACGAGGTCGAGGAGATCTCGGAGGCGAGCGTCCCGATCGGTCGCCCGATCCACCGCACGCGCTGCCGGATCGTCGATCGCTACGGCGAGCCCGTGCCCCGGGGTGGCCGCGGAGAGCTCTGGATCGGCGGCGCCGGCGTCACGGCCGGGTACCTGCGCGACGACGCGCGCACCCGGGAGCGGTTCCTCGACGATCCGCAGCTGGGGCGCGCCTATCGCACGGGCGACAAGGCCCGCTGGGACACGCGTGGCCGGCTCCGCTTCGAGGGGCGCGTCGACGCGCAGGTCCAGATCCGGGGGCACCGCGTCGAGCCGCAGGAGGTCGTGGCCGCGCTCGAGGCCATCGACGCGGTCTCGCAGGCGCTCGTCCTGCCGATCGACGGGCCCCTCGGGCTGCGCCTCCACGCGTGGGTGGTGCCCGCGCATGGCGCGACCTTCGACCCGGCGTGGCTGCGCGACGCGCTGCGCGCCACCCTGCCCGAGCCGATGATGCCCGCGACGATCGACCGGATCGGGACGCTGCCGCGCGCGGCGTCCGGCAAGGTGGACGCCTCCCAGCTCCCTCCCCCCGAGGCGCCGCGCGCCCACACCGACGACGCCGCGCGCTGGCGCACGGAGCCACGCACCCAGGCGGAGGACGCGATCGCCAAGGTGTTCCGCGACGTGCTCGGACTCCAGCTCCTGGACGTGCACGCGAGCTTCTTCGATCTCGGCGGCACCTCGCTCACCGCCGTGCGCGCGCTCTCTCGGATCCACGACGCGCTCGGCGTGCGCGTGCCGCTGAGCGCCTTCGTGCGTTCGCCCAGCGTGGCCGCCCTGGCCGAGCACCTCCACGGCGAGGGCGTGCTGGCCGAGGAGCCGCTCGTCGTGCGGATCCGAGAGGGTGAGGGGCCCCCGCTGTGGCTGCTGCACCCGGTCGGAGGGCACGTGGTCTACGGCGAAGAGATCGCCAAACGCCTGGACGCGTCCATCCCGCTCTACGGGATCCAGGCGCGAGGGCTGGACGGCCATCAGCCGCCGCTCTCGCGGATGGGCGAGATCGCGTCGCTCTACGTCTCGCTGATCCGCGAAGCGCAGCCCGAGGGCCCGTACTTCATCGCGGGTCCGTCGCAGGGCGGGCTGGCCGCGCTCGAGATCGCCCAGCGGCTCCGCGCGGCGGGACAAGACGTGCGGCTCCTGGCGATGCTCGACTGCTGGGCGCCTGGCTTCCCCCGCAGGACGGGGCTCGGACGCAGGGTGCTCGACCACGCGGCGGCGATGCGAGCGCGCCCCTGGACCGAGCGCCTCGGCTATCTACGCGAGAAGGCGGAGCGGCGCTGGAAGAAGCTGGAGCACGAGGTGTGGCGCTATCGCTACCGCGAGCGCGGCGACGAGGGCGCGATCTACGACACGCTGCTCGAGGTCCAGAGCGCCTACGAGGCCGCGGCGGACGCCTACGAAGTGCGGCCCTATCCCGGCCGCGTCCACGTCTTCCGCGCGCTGCGCGTGCCGGTCAGCCCCGGCCTCCGCTTCGACGATCCCACCTGCGGCTGGGCCGCGTTCGCGCGCGGCGGCGTGGAGGTCATCGACGTCGACGCCGAGCACAAGGACATGCTCGACCCGCCCCACGTCGAGCGGGTGGCCGAGGCGTTCGAGAGGCTCGTCACCACCCTGCGCGGCTGA
- the murJ gene encoding murein biosynthesis integral membrane protein MurJ yields MSEDETVPDATGPGEPRTDDGRDGERASGAIARRAGLVAAGTLTSRALGFLRDVVLAAVFPKAATDLFFVAFTIPNALRVLLGEGAVSSAVVPVFSEVRAEEGEEAARRYFAKLTGLLGLTLLVVSVLGVLAAPALASLYATGYLDDPERFQTTVELTRWVFPYLFFIGLAALGMGGLNALRRFAVPAFAPALLNVALIAAAFFLVGPATGLGLPPIGALALGALVGGALQVIAQWPAQRRAGLLRWPRLDLKDPRVKKTLRLMVPLLAGFGVYQLNTMLGRSFATFLPTGAQSYIYYGQRVVEIPQGMFALAIAAAALPTLSDLRARGDDVEVRRLFGYALRLTLFLAIPSSIALGVLAEPIVAVGFGRGEFGRTEVIETAASLRWQAAGVWAIASVRTVVPMFFAYQDTRSPVIASAANLVFFAAVSLLLMGPFEHVGIAMGLSAAGAAQLLVLLVLLRRRVGRLGLRAVVVGAARISLAAAAMGGALWGVARLGAWNHGATWPNVGVLASAIAAGVLTFVAVAAALRSPELKELLDAVRRRVKR; encoded by the coding sequence GTGAGCGAAGACGAGACGGTCCCAGACGCGACCGGGCCCGGCGAGCCGCGCACAGACGACGGGCGCGACGGGGAGCGAGCCAGCGGCGCCATCGCGCGGCGCGCGGGGCTGGTGGCCGCGGGGACTCTGACCTCGCGCGCTCTGGGGTTCTTGCGGGACGTCGTGCTCGCCGCCGTCTTCCCCAAGGCGGCCACCGACCTGTTCTTCGTGGCGTTCACCATCCCGAACGCGCTGCGGGTGCTCCTCGGCGAGGGCGCCGTGTCCTCGGCCGTCGTGCCCGTGTTCAGCGAGGTGCGCGCCGAGGAGGGCGAGGAGGCGGCCCGTCGCTACTTCGCGAAGCTGACCGGTCTGCTCGGCCTCACCCTGCTCGTGGTCAGCGTGCTCGGCGTGCTCGCCGCGCCCGCCCTCGCCAGCCTCTACGCGACCGGCTACCTCGACGACCCGGAGCGCTTCCAGACCACGGTCGAGCTCACGCGCTGGGTCTTCCCCTACCTGTTCTTCATCGGGCTCGCCGCGCTCGGCATGGGCGGCCTCAACGCGCTGAGGCGCTTCGCGGTCCCCGCGTTCGCGCCCGCGCTGCTCAACGTCGCCCTCATCGCGGCCGCCTTCTTCCTCGTCGGCCCCGCCACCGGGCTCGGCCTGCCGCCGATCGGCGCGCTCGCCCTCGGCGCGCTCGTCGGCGGGGCGCTGCAGGTGATCGCCCAGTGGCCGGCCCAGCGGCGCGCCGGCCTCCTCCGGTGGCCGCGCCTCGATCTGAAGGATCCGCGCGTCAAGAAGACGCTCCGGCTCATGGTGCCGCTCCTGGCCGGGTTCGGTGTCTATCAGCTGAACACGATGCTCGGGCGCAGCTTCGCGACCTTCCTCCCGACGGGGGCGCAGAGCTACATCTACTACGGGCAGCGGGTGGTCGAGATCCCGCAGGGCATGTTCGCCCTCGCGATCGCGGCGGCCGCCCTGCCCACCCTCTCGGATCTCCGCGCGCGCGGCGACGACGTCGAGGTCCGCAGGCTCTTCGGCTACGCGCTCCGGCTGACCCTGTTCCTCGCCATCCCGTCCTCGATCGCGCTCGGCGTGCTGGCGGAGCCCATCGTGGCCGTCGGCTTCGGCCGGGGCGAGTTCGGCCGGACCGAGGTGATCGAGACCGCGGCGTCGCTCCGCTGGCAGGCGGCCGGGGTCTGGGCCATCGCCTCGGTGCGCACGGTGGTGCCGATGTTCTTCGCGTACCAGGACACGCGCAGCCCGGTCATCGCGAGCGCCGCCAACCTGGTCTTCTTCGCCGCGGTCTCCCTCCTCCTGATGGGCCCGTTCGAGCACGTCGGCATCGCGATGGGGCTGAGCGCGGCGGGGGCGGCGCAGCTCCTGGTCCTGCTCGTGCTGCTGCGCCGCCGCGTGGGGCGGCTCGGGTTGCGCGCGGTCGTGGTCGGGGCGGCCCGCATCTCGCTCGCGGCCGCGGCGATGGGCGGCGCGCTGTGGGGCGTCGCGCGCCTCGGCGCCTGGAACCATGGCGCGACCTGGCCGAACGTGGGCGTGCTGGCCTCAGCCATCGCGGCCGGAGTCCTCACGTTCGTCGCCGTCGCGGCCGCGCTCCGGAGCCCGGAGCTGAAGGAGCTGCTCGACGCGGTTCGCCGCCGAGTGAAGCGCTGA